A window of the Desulfobacula toluolica Tol2 genome harbors these coding sequences:
- a CDS encoding DUF1538 domain-containing protein: protein MEFIHDFSKILLATCRDVLPIIILISFFQILVLRQKIPHLSRLIVGGIYVVIGLALFLAGLEKALFPLGNIMATQLSDPVFIYGTEEIVTHADWKAYGWVYLFGAMIGFATTIAEPSLIAVAFKASEVSAGTIKQWGLRITVALGVAFGISLGTFRIVTGTPLYLYILAGYVIVVVQTMFAPKSIIALAYDSGGVTTSTVTVPLVAALGLGLAATVPGRNPALDGFGLIAFASLFPIIAVMGYAQLMHWFAKHKKKILEKTNAL from the coding sequence ATGGAATTCATACATGATTTCAGCAAAATATTGTTAGCCACCTGTAGGGATGTATTGCCGATCATTATTCTTATCAGCTTTTTCCAAATACTTGTTTTACGACAGAAAATTCCCCATTTGAGCCGTCTCATTGTCGGTGGCATCTATGTTGTTATTGGTCTTGCTTTATTTCTGGCAGGACTTGAAAAAGCACTTTTCCCTTTGGGCAATATAATGGCAACCCAGCTGTCTGATCCGGTCTTTATTTACGGCACAGAAGAAATTGTCACCCATGCCGACTGGAAAGCTTATGGCTGGGTGTACCTGTTTGGTGCAATGATCGGTTTTGCCACCACCATTGCAGAACCCTCTCTTATTGCAGTGGCTTTTAAAGCCAGCGAGGTTTCCGCAGGGACGATCAAACAATGGGGCCTGAGAATTACCGTGGCCCTGGGAGTCGCTTTTGGAATCAGTCTTGGCACTTTTAGGATTGTAACTGGTACGCCGCTTTATTTGTATATTCTTGCGGGCTATGTGATTGTTGTCGTACAGACCATGTTTGCCCCCAAAAGCATTATTGCCCTGGCCTATGATTCGGGCGGGGTTACGACTTCAACGGTTACCGTGCCGCTGGTAGCGGCTCTTGGCCTTGGGCTGGCCGCCACCGTACCTGGGCGGAATCCTGCTCTTGACGGGTTTGGCCTTATTGCCTTTGCCAGTCTGTTTCCAATTATAGCTGTCATGGGCTATGCACAGTTGATGCACTGGTTTGCCAAACACAAAAAAAAAATACTGGAGAAAACAAATGCGCTTTAA